One Paralichthys olivaceus isolate ysfri-2021 chromosome 21, ASM2471397v2, whole genome shotgun sequence genomic window carries:
- the gspt1 gene encoding eukaryotic peptide chain release factor GTP-binding subunit ERF3A isoform X1, whose amino-acid sequence MDPRDTAPDSWELEEDAEAPAAAAAAELPGAFAALNVNAKPFVPNVNAPVFVPSFLQSSAVEMPVADGAPDPVASMEVAETAGMHPHFAPGAACSAPVENGGTEADMTTEEETWEQKEEPGGGGGGPDDLGTEGACEEGATRKEDEEMMEEEEEEMPIPKMAPAPPDAPKKEHVNVVFIGHVDAGKSTIGGQIMYLTGMVEKRTLEKYEREAKEKNRETWYLSWALDTNQEERDKGKTVEVGRAYFETEKKHFTILDAPGHKSFVPNMIGGASQADLAVLVISARKGEFETGFEKGGQTREHAMLAKTAGVKHLIVLVNKMDDPTVNWSLERYEECKEKLVPFLKKVGFNPKKDIHFMPCSGLTGSNLKDPVPECPWYTGLPFIPHLDSLPNFTRSSDGAVRLPIVDKYKDMGTVILGKLESGTISKAQQLVMMPNRHTVEVLSLLSDDVETDDATPGENLKLRLKGIEEEEILPGFILCSPDNLCHSGRTFDAQIVIIEHKSIICPGYNAVLHIHTCIEEVQITALICLVDKKTGEKSKTRPRFVKQDQVCIARLRAAGVICLETFKDFPQMGRFTLRDEGKTIAIGKVLKLVPEKD is encoded by the exons ATGGACCCGAGAGACACAGCCCCGGATTCGTGGGAGCTAGAGGAGGATGCCGAGGCCCCGGCTGCTGCCGCGGCGGCGGAGCTCCCGGGCGCCTTCGCCGCCCTCAACGTCAACGCCAAGCCGTTCGTCCCCAACGTGAACGCCCCGGTGTTCGTGCCGAGCTTCCTCCAAAGCAGCGCCGTGGAAATGCCAGTCGCAGACG GTGCCCCTGATCCAGTGGCCAGCATGGAGGTGGCGGAGACAGCCGGTATGCATCCACACTTTGCTCCAGGCGCTGCGTGTTCAG CTCCGGTGGAGAATGGAGGCACGGAGGCAGACATGACCACGGAGGAAGAGACGtgggagcagaaggaggagccGGGAGGAGGTGGCGGAGGACCGGACGACCTGGGGACGGAAGGAGCGTGCGAGGAAGGCGCCACAAGGAAAGAGGACGAGGAGAtgatggaagaagaagaggaggagatgccCATACCCAAAATGGCTCCGGCTCCACCAGATGCCCCCAAGAAAGAGCATGTTAATGTGGTCTTCATTGGTCACGTAG aTGCCGGCAAATCAACTATTGGAGGACAGATAAT GTACTTAACTGGAATGGTGGAGAAGCGAACCCTGGAAAAATATGAAAGAGAAGCGAAAGAGAAGAACAGGGAGACATG gTACCTGTCGTGGGCTCTGGACACAAaccaggaggagagagacaaagggaaGACGGTGGAGGTTGGCAGAGCTTATTTTGAGactgagaaaaaacatttcaccatCCTCGATGCCCCCGGACACAAAAGCTTTGTCCCCAACATGATCGGGGGAGCGTCGCAAGCTGACCTTGCAGTCCTG GTCATTTCTGCGAGGAAGGGGGAGTTTGAGACCGGCTTTGAGAAGGGTGGACAGACACGGGAACATGCCATGCTGGCTAAAACGGCAGGAGTCAAACATCTCATTGTCCTGGTTAACAAGATGGATGACCCCACTGTCAACTGGAGCCTGGAAAG GTATGAGGAGTGTAAGGAGAAGCTGGTGCCATTTCTGAAGAAGGTGGGCTTCAACCCCAAGAAGGACATCCACTTTATGCCTTGTTCTGGACTCACAGGTTCCAACCTCAAGGACCCTGTACCTGAATGCCCCTGGTACAC GGGTTTGCCATTTATTCCCCACCTGGACAGTTTGCCAAACTTCACCAGATCCAGTGATGGGGCAGTCAGACTACCAATCGTTGACAAGTACAAG gatatGGGCACGGTGATCCTTGGGAAGCTGGAGTCTGGAACCATCAGTAAAGCCCAGCAGCTGGTCATGATGCCAAACAGG catacAGTGGAGGTACTGAGCCTGCTAAGCGATGATGTGGAGACGGACGATGCAACTCCAGGGGAGAATCTGAAGTTGAGGCTGAAAGGCATCGAGGAAGAAGAAATCCTGCCTGGGTTTATTCTCTGTAGTCCCGACAACCTCTGCCACTCTGGTCGCACCTTCGATGCACAG attgtCATCATTGAACACAAATCAATCATTTGTCCTGGTTACAATGCAGTACTTCACATCCACACCTGCATTGAAGAAGTGCAAATCACA GCCTTAATCTGCCTGGTGGACAAGAAAACTggagagaaaagcaaaacacgACCACGCTTCGTAAAGCAGGACCAGGTTTGTATCGCCAGGCTCCGGGCAGCAGGGGTCATCTGCTTAGAAACCTTCAAAGACTTCCCTCAAATGGGACGATTCACGCTGAGAGATGAAG GCAAAACTATCGCCATCGGCAAAGTGCTGAAACTGGTGCCAGAAAAGGACTAA
- the rsl1d1 gene encoding ribosomal L1 domain-containing protein 1, producing MADKPEVALDRTQVKKAVQALQAFLQTKSTKDSLLLDDTQHISLLFTLWTIPKVAQTIRIPLPHGQRTDSEEVCLFTRDEPNMTSEQTQRFYKRLLEERGVKNITEIIPYKVLKTEYKPFEAKRRLLGNFDMFLSDDRIRRLLPSHLGKHFYQRKKEPLCVNLQSKHLARDIQSVIQGTYLKVTNKGSCCMARVGHSSMTADEVTENIETAVQTIMAKIRMKGPVMKIIHLKSQSSVALPIFTSDLKHISVLQQAEKDAETPKKKRGKAKRHAKKKQQGDTKQTDATTEGKEEEEIPQLVPIETPTKKPKLEKPLKKQQLGKAPKPAAVKKGRKAQGKPKKTSGKVKRKGLKVK from the exons ATGGCTGACAAACCCGAAGTAGCGTTAGACCGGACTCAG GTGAAAAAGGCCGTTCAGGCTCTGCAGGCATTCCTCCAAACAAAGTCCACCAAAGACTCTCTGCTGCTGGACGACACCCAGCACATCAGCCTGCTCTTCACCCTCTGGACGATCCCCAAAGTGGCGCAGACCATCCGCAT TCCTTTGCCCCATGGTCAACGCACTGACTCGGAGGAGGTCTGCCTCTTCACCAGAGATGAGCCCAACATGACCTCAGAGCAGACACAGAGGTTTTATAAGCGGCTGTTGGAGGAGAGAGGCGTTAAAAACATAACTGAG ATCATCCCCTACAAGGTCCTGAAGACAGAGTACAAACCATTCGAAGCTAAGCGCCGTCTGTTAGGAAACTTCGACATGTTTCTGTCTGACGATCGCATCCGCCGCCTGCTGCCGTCTCACCTCGGAAAACATTTCTACCAGAGGAAAAA AGAGCCACTGTGTGTGAACCTGCAAAGCAAACATCTGGCCAGAGACATCCAGAGCGTCATCCAGGGCACCTATCTGAAGGTGAccaacaaaggcagctgctg TATGGCTCGTGTTGGTCACTCCAGCATGACTGCAGATGAGGTGACAGAAAACATCGAGACTGCCGTCCAAACAATAATGGCCAAAATCCGGATG AAAGGACCGGTGATGAAGATCATCCACTTAAAAAGTCAATCGTCAGTGGCGCTGCCCATCTTTACCTCAGACCTCAAACACATCAGCGtgctgcagcaggcagagaaagATGCTGAGACTCCGAAGAAAAAG AGAGGAAAGGCTAAAAGgcatgcaaagaaaaaacagcaagGTGACACAAAGCAAACAGATGCGACCAcagaggggaaggaggaggaggaaatccCACAGCTGGTTCCCATAGAAACACCAACAAAGAAGCCTAAACTGGAG AAGCCGCTGAAAAAGCAGCAGCTGGGGAAAGCTCccaaacctgctgctgtgaagaaaggaagaaaagcaCAAGGCAAACCCAAGAAGACGAGCggcaaagtgaaaagaaaagggCTTAAAGTGAAATGA
- the LOC109627021 gene encoding transmembrane protein 238-like, with amino-acid sequence MSTSVQVEPVTENSYEGVGRCKCSFWFAVAHDILGVFIMMVGVFGGLVIHDLFIYAGAIVIFLSLIWWVFWYSGNIEVPPEELEDDVGMTKLRNRSLGRAVRRMSSRFRNSFRKSSRNTDVGLATIYDNTISSSPKQLERETLSI; translated from the coding sequence ATGTCAACATCTGTCCAGGTCGAGCCCGTCACTGAGAATAGCTACGAAGGAGTCGGTCGCTGCAAGTGCTCTTTCTGGTTCGCCGTGGCCCACGACATACTCGGCGTGTTCATCATGATGGTGGGGGTGTTCGGAGGCCTGGTGATCCACGACCTGTTCATCTACGCCGGGGCCATCGTCATCTTCCTTAGCCTGATCTGGTGGGTGTTCTGGTACTCTGGCAACATCGAGGTGCCGccggaggagctggaggacgaCGTGGGCATGACCAAGCTGAGAAACCGGAGCCTCGGCCGGGCGGTGAGGCGCATGTCCAGCCGCTTCAGGAACTCTTTcaggaagagcagcaggaacACAGACGTGGGGCTCGCCACTATATATGACAACACCATCTCCTCATCACCTAAACAACtcgagagagagacactgtcaATATGA
- the gspt1 gene encoding eukaryotic peptide chain release factor GTP-binding subunit ERF3A isoform X2, producing the protein MDPRDTAPDSWELEEDAEAPAAAAAAELPGAFAALNVNAKPFVPNVNAPVFVPSFLQSSAVEMPVADGAPDPVASMEVAETAAPVENGGTEADMTTEEETWEQKEEPGGGGGGPDDLGTEGACEEGATRKEDEEMMEEEEEEMPIPKMAPAPPDAPKKEHVNVVFIGHVDAGKSTIGGQIMYLTGMVEKRTLEKYEREAKEKNRETWYLSWALDTNQEERDKGKTVEVGRAYFETEKKHFTILDAPGHKSFVPNMIGGASQADLAVLVISARKGEFETGFEKGGQTREHAMLAKTAGVKHLIVLVNKMDDPTVNWSLERYEECKEKLVPFLKKVGFNPKKDIHFMPCSGLTGSNLKDPVPECPWYTGLPFIPHLDSLPNFTRSSDGAVRLPIVDKYKDMGTVILGKLESGTISKAQQLVMMPNRHTVEVLSLLSDDVETDDATPGENLKLRLKGIEEEEILPGFILCSPDNLCHSGRTFDAQIVIIEHKSIICPGYNAVLHIHTCIEEVQITALICLVDKKTGEKSKTRPRFVKQDQVCIARLRAAGVICLETFKDFPQMGRFTLRDEGKTIAIGKVLKLVPEKD; encoded by the exons ATGGACCCGAGAGACACAGCCCCGGATTCGTGGGAGCTAGAGGAGGATGCCGAGGCCCCGGCTGCTGCCGCGGCGGCGGAGCTCCCGGGCGCCTTCGCCGCCCTCAACGTCAACGCCAAGCCGTTCGTCCCCAACGTGAACGCCCCGGTGTTCGTGCCGAGCTTCCTCCAAAGCAGCGCCGTGGAAATGCCAGTCGCAGACG GTGCCCCTGATCCAGTGGCCAGCATGGAGGTGGCGGAGACAGCCG CTCCGGTGGAGAATGGAGGCACGGAGGCAGACATGACCACGGAGGAAGAGACGtgggagcagaaggaggagccGGGAGGAGGTGGCGGAGGACCGGACGACCTGGGGACGGAAGGAGCGTGCGAGGAAGGCGCCACAAGGAAAGAGGACGAGGAGAtgatggaagaagaagaggaggagatgccCATACCCAAAATGGCTCCGGCTCCACCAGATGCCCCCAAGAAAGAGCATGTTAATGTGGTCTTCATTGGTCACGTAG aTGCCGGCAAATCAACTATTGGAGGACAGATAAT GTACTTAACTGGAATGGTGGAGAAGCGAACCCTGGAAAAATATGAAAGAGAAGCGAAAGAGAAGAACAGGGAGACATG gTACCTGTCGTGGGCTCTGGACACAAaccaggaggagagagacaaagggaaGACGGTGGAGGTTGGCAGAGCTTATTTTGAGactgagaaaaaacatttcaccatCCTCGATGCCCCCGGACACAAAAGCTTTGTCCCCAACATGATCGGGGGAGCGTCGCAAGCTGACCTTGCAGTCCTG GTCATTTCTGCGAGGAAGGGGGAGTTTGAGACCGGCTTTGAGAAGGGTGGACAGACACGGGAACATGCCATGCTGGCTAAAACGGCAGGAGTCAAACATCTCATTGTCCTGGTTAACAAGATGGATGACCCCACTGTCAACTGGAGCCTGGAAAG GTATGAGGAGTGTAAGGAGAAGCTGGTGCCATTTCTGAAGAAGGTGGGCTTCAACCCCAAGAAGGACATCCACTTTATGCCTTGTTCTGGACTCACAGGTTCCAACCTCAAGGACCCTGTACCTGAATGCCCCTGGTACAC GGGTTTGCCATTTATTCCCCACCTGGACAGTTTGCCAAACTTCACCAGATCCAGTGATGGGGCAGTCAGACTACCAATCGTTGACAAGTACAAG gatatGGGCACGGTGATCCTTGGGAAGCTGGAGTCTGGAACCATCAGTAAAGCCCAGCAGCTGGTCATGATGCCAAACAGG catacAGTGGAGGTACTGAGCCTGCTAAGCGATGATGTGGAGACGGACGATGCAACTCCAGGGGAGAATCTGAAGTTGAGGCTGAAAGGCATCGAGGAAGAAGAAATCCTGCCTGGGTTTATTCTCTGTAGTCCCGACAACCTCTGCCACTCTGGTCGCACCTTCGATGCACAG attgtCATCATTGAACACAAATCAATCATTTGTCCTGGTTACAATGCAGTACTTCACATCCACACCTGCATTGAAGAAGTGCAAATCACA GCCTTAATCTGCCTGGTGGACAAGAAAACTggagagaaaagcaaaacacgACCACGCTTCGTAAAGCAGGACCAGGTTTGTATCGCCAGGCTCCGGGCAGCAGGGGTCATCTGCTTAGAAACCTTCAAAGACTTCCCTCAAATGGGACGATTCACGCTGAGAGATGAAG GCAAAACTATCGCCATCGGCAAAGTGCTGAAACTGGTGCCAGAAAAGGACTAA
- the tomm22 gene encoding mitochondrial import receptor subunit TOM22 homolog, with amino-acid sequence MPTIEELSPAAGPVSIRPPEDEIDDDEDEDFDETLMERLWGLTEMFPDKVRSAAEVSAQCSVSLAKKFYSFSRSALWMGTTSFMILVLPVVFETERLQLEQQQLQQQRQILLGPNTGMSGGMPGMMPPAPGKM; translated from the exons ATGCCCACAATCGAAGAGCTGTCCCCAGCTGCGGGCCCGGTGTCGATCCGACCCCCCGAGGACGAGATTGACgacgatgaagatgaagac TTTGATGAGACCCTGATGGAGAGGCTGTGGGGCTTGACAGAGATGTTTCCAGACAAGGTGCGTTCGGCTGCCGAGGTGTCGGCGCAGTGCTCAGTCTCACTGGCCAAGAAGTTTTACAG TTTTTCCCGCTCTGCACTCTGGATGGGCACCACTTCCTTTATGATCCTGGTGTTGCCTGTGGTGTTTGAGACGGAAAGActacagctggagcagcagcagttacagcagcagagacag ATCCTTCTAGGACCCAACACTGGGATGTCTGGAGGGATGCCGGGCATGATGCCGCCTGCACCTGGCAAGATGTGA
- the dmc1 gene encoding meiotic recombination protein DMC1/LIM15 homolog — protein sequence MKAAQDQVVEDDSGFQDEEESFFQDLDLLQKHGINMADIKKLKSVGICTVKGIQMTTRKALCNIKGLSEAKVEKIKEAAGKMLSVGFQTAFEYSAKRKQVFNITTGSQEFDKLLGGGVESMAITEAFGEFRTGKTQMSHTLCVTAQLPGEDSYSGGKVIFIDTEHTFRPDRLKDIADRFNVDHEAVLDNVLYARAYTSEHQMELLDFVAAKFHEEGGVFKLLIIDSIMALFRVDFSGRGELAERQQKLAQMLSRLQKISEEYNVAVFITNQMTADPGAGMTFQADPKKPIGGHILAHASTTRISLRKGRGEMRIAKIFDSPDMPENEATFAISAGGVTDAKE from the exons ATGAAGGCTGCACAGGATCAGGTTGTTGAAGATGACTCTGGTTTCCAGGATGAGGAG GAGTCTTTCTTCCAAGACCTTGACCTCCTACAGAAACATGGGATT AATATGGCAGACATCAAAAAGCTGAAGTCAGTGGGTATCTGCACTGTGAAGGGAATCCAGATGACGACGCGCAAGGCTCTGTGCAACATCAAGGGCCTGTCAGAGGCGAAAGTGGAAAAAATCAAGGAAGCTGCAGGGAAAATGCTG AGTGTTGGTTTCCAGACAGCCTTTGAGTACAGTGCCAAGAGGAAGCAGGTGTTCAACATCACGACTGGGAGCCAGGAGTTTGA TAAGCTTTTGGGTGGAGGTGTAGAGAGCATGGCGATCACAGAGGCTTTTGGAG AGTTCCGCACAGGGAAAACCCAGATGTCTCACACACTTTGTG TCACTGCTCAGCTGCCAGGCGAGGATTCCTACTCAGGCGGGAAAGTCATCTTCATTGACACAGAGCACACCTT TCGTCCAGACAGACTGAAAGACATCGCCGACAGGTTTAACGTGGACCATGAGGCTGTGCTGGACAACGTGCTTTATGCCCGAGCCTACACCA GTGAACACCAGATGGAGTTGTTGGACTTTGTTGCAGCTAAATTCcatgaggagggaggagtgtTTAAACTGTTG ATCATCGACTCAATCATGGCTCTGTTCAGAGTAGATTTCTCTGGTCGAGGAGAACTGGCTGAGCGGCAGCAGAAACTAGCGCAGATGCTCTCCAGGCTGCAGAAGATATCTGAAG AGTACAATGTAGCCGTGTTCATCACCAACCAAATGACAGCCGATCCTGGAGCAGGAATGAC GTTTCAAGCTGATCCCAAGAAGCCAATCGGTGGACACATCCTGGCCCACGCCTCCACCACGCGGATTAGCTTGAGAAAGGGACGAGGAGAGATGAGGATTGCCAAAATATTTGACAG TCCTGACATGCCTGAGAACGAGGCCACGTTTGCCATCTCCGCTGGAGGAGTCACTGATGCCAAAGAGTGA